A stretch of Buteo buteo chromosome 21, bButBut1.hap1.1, whole genome shotgun sequence DNA encodes these proteins:
- the GP9 gene encoding platelet glycoprotein IX: MNKTEFISVAGFAISLLFHMTQTEVCPSTCNCKSLGEMKGLHIDCSSRKLTEVPALPVNTKRLYLQNNSLTSVPPGALDSLRSLEEVKIFDNPWNCDCHILYLKLWLEDVSAPSLANIRCATPAPLKKKPLSQLTGNELGICKRLLPIKCLEFFWRDLILIAGAITTLILVAWALKFSKKLVCQINLSQYDSRR; encoded by the coding sequence ATGAACAAGACAGAATTCATCAGTGTTGCAGGATTTGCCATATCATTGCTGTTCCACATGACCCAAACTGAAGTCTGTCCTTCAACCTGTAATTGTAAGTCACTGGGTGAAATGAAGGGTTTGCACATAGACTGCAGTTCAAGGAAGTTAACGGAAGTGCCTGCCTTGCCCGTTAACACCAAGAGGCTTTATCTACAGAACAACAGCCTGACCTCGGTTCCTCCCGGTGCCCTGGACAGCTTGCGCAGCCTGgaagaagtgaaaatatttgACAATCCTTGGAACTGTGACTGTCATATTCTGTATCTAAAACTCTGGTTAGAAGATGTCTCTGCACCCTCTCTTGCAAACATCAGATGTGCAACCCCAGCACCCTTGAAGAAGAAGCCCTTGAGCCAGCTGACTGGGAATGAGCTGGGGATTTGTAAGAGGCTTCTCCCAATCAAGTGTCTTGAGTTCTTTTGGCGAGACCTCATTTTAATTGCTGGAGCAATAACTACACTTATTTTAGTAGCATGGGCTCTGAAATTCTCAAAAAAGCTGGTCTGCCAAATAAACCTAAGCCAATATGACTCTAGGCGCTGA